A single Cucumis melo cultivar AY chromosome 4, USDA_Cmelo_AY_1.0, whole genome shotgun sequence DNA region contains:
- the LOC103486964 gene encoding uncharacterized protein LOC103486964 isoform X2, whose amino-acid sequence MGTCVSTHAKIVPAKKKHHRHHRRQSRKSKGMRKANSIVEGHVKKRHSNAGGGGVVTDYAVSEFVHMDFEHGATTTCCRSEVTNSTFHLTQLQWQHSQYDANGICQEELWYDSVSLVDQSDSDEEFCSVHGDGFPVVGNAIGNIPATGQVVQYERSARFVDNNCKYEEFCSESYLKIDGGKAKKLIGKENYEESSSTYAIVSAPGYGLSRLAKAEACGKKKTLLDHSYGSFKGLKVDRKSHEDNNTSLRKLVSAASFNEKILISQPSQPPQKMQSAVFRLSFRRRSCDVYETNERCESKKYLYRPRAGHIIPRFKGEKPTPGCWCEIPPSTFKLRGPNYFKDRVKSPASNFSPYVPIGVDLFICPRKINHIARHLELPNIEATAADVPPLLIVNIQLPTYPAAMFLGDSDGEGMSLVLYFRVSENFNKEISSHYKENIKKFIDDEMERCKGFAKESVFPFRERLKIMAGLVNPEDLQLSSTEKKLVNAYNEKPVLSRPQHNFFTGSNYFEIDLDIHRFSYISRKGLDSFRDRLRNGIIDLGLTIQAQKPEELPEQVLCCLRLNKVDFVDQGQLPTLVTLEEED is encoded by the exons atgggGACCTGTGTATCAACTCATGCAAAAATAGTACCAGCAAAAAAGAAACATCATCGTCATCATCGTAGACAATCAAGAAAGTCAAAGGGTATGAGAAAAGCAAATTCCATTGTAGAAGGTCACGTCAAGAAACGACATAGCAATGCAGGAGGAGGTGGTGTTGTCACTGATTATGCCGTCAGTGAATTTGTTCATATGGATTTCGAACATGGCGCTACAACCACATGTTGTAGATCAGAGGTTACCAATTCTACTTTCCACCTCACCCAATTGCAATGGCAACATAGCCAATATGACGCCAATG GGATTTGCCAGGAGGAATTGTGGTATGATTCTGTGAGCTTAGTGGATCAATCTGATTCTGATGAAGAGTTCTGTAGTGTACATGGAG ATGGGTTTCCAGTGGTGGGGAATGCAATTGGGAACATACCAGCAACTGGTCAAGTGGTTCAATATGAAAGATCAGCACGTTTTGTGGACAACAATTGCAAATATGAAGAGTTCTGTAGTGAGAGTTACTTGAAAATAGATGGAGGAAAGGCAAAGAAGTtaataggaaaagaaaattatgaagAATCTAGCAGTACTTATGCCATTGTTAGTGCTCCTGGTTATGGCCTTTCTCGTTTGGCAAAGGCTGAAGCTTGTggcaaaaagaagactttgttGGATCATTCTTATGGAAGCTTTAAAGGCCTCAAAGTTGATAGGAAAAGCCATGAAGATAATAACACCAGCTTGAGGAAATTGGTGTCTGCTGCTAGCTTTAATGAGAAGATTTTGATTTCTCAGCCTTCTCAACCTCCTCAGAAAATGCAATCTGCTGTTTTTCGCCTTTCGTTTAGACGTCGATCGTGTGATGTTTACGAAACCAACGAACGCT GTGAGTCGAAGAAGTACTTATATCGTCCAAGAGCTGGGCATATAATTCCAAGGTTCAAAGGAGAGAAACCAACTCCTGGATGTTGGTGTGAGATTCCCCCATCAACGTTTAAACTTCGAGGTCCTAACTATTTCAA AGATAGAGTAAAATCCCCAGCTTCAAACTTTAGTCCATACGTCCCGATTGGTGTCGATTTGTTCATATGCCCCAGAAAGATAAACCACATTGCGCGGCACCTCGAGCTTCCAAACATTGAAGCCACTGCCGCCGACGTTCCCCCGTTGCTCATTGTAAACATCCAG TTACCAACATATCCAGCTGCAATGTTCCTTGGTGATAGTGATGGGGAAGGGATGAGTCTTGTTTTGTACTTCAGAGTTTCTGAGAATTTCAATAAGGAAATCTCTAGCCATTACAAGGAAAACATCAAG AAATTTATCGATGACGAGATGGAAAGATGCAAGGGATTTGCAAAAGAGTCGGTATTTCCGTTTAGAGAAAGGCTTAAGATCATGGCAGGACTTGTTAATCCAGAGGATCTCCAACTAAGTTCAACAGAAAAGAAGCTTGTAAATGCCTACAATGAAAAACCCGTCCTCTCGCGTCCTCAGCATAATTTTTTtacg GGTTCAAATTACTTCGAGATCGATTTAGATATTCATCGATTTAGCTACATATCAAGAAAGGGACTTGATTCATTTCGAGACCGTCTAAGGAACGGAATAATCGATCTTGGTTTAACGATCCAG GCACAAAAACCAGAGGAATTGCCAGAGCAAGTGTTGTGCTGTTTAAGATTGAACAAAGTTGATTTTGTGGATCAAGGCCAGCTCCCAACTTTAGTTACTCTTGAAGAGGAAGATTGA
- the LOC103486964 gene encoding uncharacterized protein LOC103486964 isoform X1, translating to MGTCVSTHAKIVPAKKKHHRHHRRQSRKSKGMRKANSIVEGHVKKRHSNAGGGGVVTDYAVSEFVHMDFEHGATTTCCRSEVTNSTFHLTQLQWQHSQYDANGICQEELWYDSVSLVDQSDSDEEFCSVHGDMIADGFPVVGNAIGNIPATGQVVQYERSARFVDNNCKYEEFCSESYLKIDGGKAKKLIGKENYEESSSTYAIVSAPGYGLSRLAKAEACGKKKTLLDHSYGSFKGLKVDRKSHEDNNTSLRKLVSAASFNEKILISQPSQPPQKMQSAVFRLSFRRRSCDVYETNERCESKKYLYRPRAGHIIPRFKGEKPTPGCWCEIPPSTFKLRGPNYFKDRVKSPASNFSPYVPIGVDLFICPRKINHIARHLELPNIEATAADVPPLLIVNIQLPTYPAAMFLGDSDGEGMSLVLYFRVSENFNKEISSHYKENIKKFIDDEMERCKGFAKESVFPFRERLKIMAGLVNPEDLQLSSTEKKLVNAYNEKPVLSRPQHNFFTGSNYFEIDLDIHRFSYISRKGLDSFRDRLRNGIIDLGLTIQAQKPEELPEQVLCCLRLNKVDFVDQGQLPTLVTLEEED from the exons atgggGACCTGTGTATCAACTCATGCAAAAATAGTACCAGCAAAAAAGAAACATCATCGTCATCATCGTAGACAATCAAGAAAGTCAAAGGGTATGAGAAAAGCAAATTCCATTGTAGAAGGTCACGTCAAGAAACGACATAGCAATGCAGGAGGAGGTGGTGTTGTCACTGATTATGCCGTCAGTGAATTTGTTCATATGGATTTCGAACATGGCGCTACAACCACATGTTGTAGATCAGAGGTTACCAATTCTACTTTCCACCTCACCCAATTGCAATGGCAACATAGCCAATATGACGCCAATG GGATTTGCCAGGAGGAATTGTGGTATGATTCTGTGAGCTTAGTGGATCAATCTGATTCTGATGAAGAGTTCTGTAGTGTACATGGAG ATATGATTGCAGATGGGTTTCCAGTGGTGGGGAATGCAATTGGGAACATACCAGCAACTGGTCAAGTGGTTCAATATGAAAGATCAGCACGTTTTGTGGACAACAATTGCAAATATGAAGAGTTCTGTAGTGAGAGTTACTTGAAAATAGATGGAGGAAAGGCAAAGAAGTtaataggaaaagaaaattatgaagAATCTAGCAGTACTTATGCCATTGTTAGTGCTCCTGGTTATGGCCTTTCTCGTTTGGCAAAGGCTGAAGCTTGTggcaaaaagaagactttgttGGATCATTCTTATGGAAGCTTTAAAGGCCTCAAAGTTGATAGGAAAAGCCATGAAGATAATAACACCAGCTTGAGGAAATTGGTGTCTGCTGCTAGCTTTAATGAGAAGATTTTGATTTCTCAGCCTTCTCAACCTCCTCAGAAAATGCAATCTGCTGTTTTTCGCCTTTCGTTTAGACGTCGATCGTGTGATGTTTACGAAACCAACGAACGCT GTGAGTCGAAGAAGTACTTATATCGTCCAAGAGCTGGGCATATAATTCCAAGGTTCAAAGGAGAGAAACCAACTCCTGGATGTTGGTGTGAGATTCCCCCATCAACGTTTAAACTTCGAGGTCCTAACTATTTCAA AGATAGAGTAAAATCCCCAGCTTCAAACTTTAGTCCATACGTCCCGATTGGTGTCGATTTGTTCATATGCCCCAGAAAGATAAACCACATTGCGCGGCACCTCGAGCTTCCAAACATTGAAGCCACTGCCGCCGACGTTCCCCCGTTGCTCATTGTAAACATCCAG TTACCAACATATCCAGCTGCAATGTTCCTTGGTGATAGTGATGGGGAAGGGATGAGTCTTGTTTTGTACTTCAGAGTTTCTGAGAATTTCAATAAGGAAATCTCTAGCCATTACAAGGAAAACATCAAG AAATTTATCGATGACGAGATGGAAAGATGCAAGGGATTTGCAAAAGAGTCGGTATTTCCGTTTAGAGAAAGGCTTAAGATCATGGCAGGACTTGTTAATCCAGAGGATCTCCAACTAAGTTCAACAGAAAAGAAGCTTGTAAATGCCTACAATGAAAAACCCGTCCTCTCGCGTCCTCAGCATAATTTTTTtacg GGTTCAAATTACTTCGAGATCGATTTAGATATTCATCGATTTAGCTACATATCAAGAAAGGGACTTGATTCATTTCGAGACCGTCTAAGGAACGGAATAATCGATCTTGGTTTAACGATCCAG GCACAAAAACCAGAGGAATTGCCAGAGCAAGTGTTGTGCTGTTTAAGATTGAACAAAGTTGATTTTGTGGATCAAGGCCAGCTCCCAACTTTAGTTACTCTTGAAGAGGAAGATTGA